The Paenibacillus yonginensis genome segment TATTTCGTATTGCTGGCGGCCGCTGCGCTGCTTCTGAGCGGTTGCCAGAATCAGAAGGATAACGGTGTGAACGGCACGGCTTCGGCACCTGACGCAGCCGTATCAGCGGCCCAGCAGGATTCCGGAGGGCATGACTCCGACATGCATCATTCCGGGAGCAGTCTGCCGGAGGGGCTGAAGACGAAAGCGAATCCGACTTATCCGGCCGGGACCAAGGTCATCCTGGAAGCGGATCATATGCCAGGGATGAAGGGAGCGGAAGCTACGGTCGTCGGCGCTTATGATACAACGGCTTATGCCGTGACTTATACGCCGACTACCGGAGGGGAGCCCGTTAAGAATCATAAGTGGGTGATCCAGGAGGAAATTAAGGATGCCGGCAGCGCCGTGCTGGAACCAGGCACTCAAGTGACGATTGAAGCCGATCATATGAAAGGAATGAAAGGCGCCAAAGGAGTCATTGAATCGGCTGAACCTACGACTGTATATATGGTGGATTATAAACCGACAACGGGCGGGCCTGAGGTTAAAAACCATAAGTGGGTGGTCGAAAGCGAATTGAAGGCCGTGTCCAAGTAACCGGGTGCTTTTGAGAGTCTGAGATGAAACAGTCCTGAAGGGGAATATATTATTGAGGAAGCGAATCTGTTACGTTCGAAGACGGGATACGGGCCATGCTGCTCACCGTCTTCGTTCATTCATCAATTGTCCCCAAATATGAACAATCTTGCACAATTTGTCCTTGACGTGTTTATTGCGGCTCAATTTCAGACAAATTTATAAGGGTGAACTGGCGCTAGGCGTAAACTTTTACTGCCGTTCGCTCAAATCAAAGGAGGTTCTTGCATGAGACTTCACAATAAAGTAGCAGTCGTAACCGGCGCAGCTTCCGGCATGGGCAAGCAAATCGCTCTATTATTCGCCAAGGAAGGAGCCAAGGTGGTCGTCTCGGATCTGAACGTAGAGGGAGCCGAAAGCGTAGCCAAGGAAATTACGTCCAACGGTGGAACGGCGACAGCCATCAAAACCAACGTAGCTCTGGAAGAGGACATTCAGCAGCTGGTTGATAAGACGGTCAGCACGTATGGTACGGTCGACATCCTGATTAACAACGCTGGAATCATGGACAATTTCGAGCCGGCAGGCGACATTGTGGACGCCAATTGGGAGCGGGTATTTGCGGTGAACACGACCAGCGTGATGCGGGCTACCCGCAAGGTGCTGCCGATTTTTCTGGAGAAGCAGAGCGGAGTGATCGTGAATGTCGCTTCCGTAGGCGGATTGTATGGCGCACGGGCCGGAGCCACCTATACAGCTTCCAAACATGCCGTGATTGGCTTTACGAAAAATACCGGCTTCATGTATGCCCAAAACGGCATCCGCTGCAACGCGATTGCGCCGGGCGGCGTGGAGACGAATATCGGCTCGAGCATGACGAATATCAATCCGTTCGGCGCTTCCAGGCAAGGTCTTGGCATGGCTCTGAACCCGCGCACCGGCAAGCCGGAGGAAATTGCACAGGTGGCGTTATTCCTGGCCTCGGACGAATCCAGCTTCGTGAACGGAACGGTCATTACGGCAGATGCCGGCTGGACAGCTTATTAACCGGTTAACCCAAGGAGGGGCATTTATTATCCCGCCCTGTTTAAGAAAAGTGCCCAGAGGGGCGCTTTTTTTATGTTTTCAGGAGAATGGGGCTCGGATCAACCAGGATTGAAAAGGGAACTCTAGTTCGTATATAATAAGAACAAATGTTCTTATTTAAGGTGGTGATTAAATGCTTCCGGATCTGCAGCGCAAGCTGCTCAGGATTCTGTTTAATTTCTCTACACAGCAGAGGAGGATGCCGAACTGGCCGGAGCTGGAGCGGAAGACGGGGCGCAGAAAGCAGGAGCTTGCGGCCGCGCTGGGACAGCTGCAGGAGAAAGGTTTTATTGCGTGGACGTGGAGCGCGGAGACCGTGCGTTCGCTAAAGCGGATCGCCGGACAGGAGCCGGATCCGCAGGATATTGTCCTGCTGCAAAGCCGGGAACCCGAGGAGAGAAAGCCGGAAGCCCGGCAGTCTTTTTCGAAAGGGAATGCGGAGAGCCGGACCCGCTACTGGACTCAATATTAAGCAAGGGATAGGCGGATGAGAATAGAGAATTTTTTAGGAAAATTTAAGGTTTCTATCATGTCAATTTCAGCTTGCCGTCTTATTCTTAACACATCCCCTTTTGAATAATAGCCTTTGAGTGGCTATTCTTTTGTTTAGAACGGCATGTCTGGCCTTAAGGCACCAGCCATGATCCGAACATCTTCCCGTCCTGAAGGAGGGCGGAGGATGTTCTTTTTTTTGTCCAAATTCGGCATAAATCGCTTTCCAAGTTCCGGTATAAGAGATTAAAGCAAGCAAAGGCCGGGTAAACATGTTGCACAGTGACTAATCCGAATTGAGGTGATGAGGATGAATCGGAGAAGGGCTTCCGAGCTGGTGCAGCAATTCATCTTTGTGGGACCTGCAGCTGTCTTTTTTGCAGTGATTGTAGCGGTTCCGTTCCTGCTGGGGCTGTATTATTCCTTTACGAGCTGGAACGGCATTGCGAAGCATGCGGATTGGGCGGGCATACGCAATTATGTCCACATCTTCACGAAGGACCCGTCCTTTCTGAACGCGTTCTGGTTCACCGTCAGATTTACGGTGCTGGGGCTGATTCTGACGAATCTGCTCGGGTTTGTGCTGGCTTATGTGCTGACGCGCAAGCTTTTTACGCGCAATGTGATGCGTACCGTGTTTTTTATGCCCCACGTAATCGGCGGCTTGCTGCTGGGTTTTATTTGGCAGTTTATTTTTGTGCGGGGGTTCGCCTCCATCGGCCAGGCCACGGGCTGGTCGTTCTTCAACCTGCCTTGGCTGGGAACGGAAAGCACCTCGTTCTGGTCGATCGTTATCGTATTCGTCTGGCAGAATGCCGGATATTTGATGGTCATTTACATTTCGGCCCTTAATAATGTGCCTAAAGGTCTGACGGAAGCGGCCCGCGTTGATGGGGCGGGCAGATGGCAGGTGCTGCGGCATGTGCTGATCCCGATGGTGATGCCTGCGGTGACGGTTTGTTTGTTCCTTTCGATTTCGTGGTCATTCAAGCTGTTCGATCTGAACTTGTCGCTGACCAAAGGCGGACCGTTTAAGGCTACCGAATCAGTGGCATTGAACATATATAATGAAGCCTACACCCTGAGCCGTTATGGCATGGGTTCGGCTAAAGCGATCATTTTCTTCATCGTGGTTGCTTTGGTTTCCGTCCTTCAGGTATGGGCCACAAAACGGAAGGAGGTAGAGGTATGAGAAACATGAGAACCCAATCTTTGCGCAGCGGCTATAGCGTGCCCATGGTGGTCGTGGAGATCCTTATCGTGCTGCTGGGTCTGCTGTTTCTGGTGCCGTTCTACTTCCTGCTCGTCAATTCTGTTAAGGAATACGGCAGCATTCTGACGGACTCGGCCGGCTGGCCGGCGGCGTTCCATTGGAGCAATTACCGGGAGGCCTGGAAAGCAACAGAGTTCCCTAAGGCGTTCCTGAACTCGTTAATCGTGACCGTAGTCAGCAATTTGCTGCTGTCGCTGATCTGTGCGATGGCCGCTTATAAAATGGTTCGCAGACCAACCCGCTTCAACAAGCTCCTTTATTTGGCTTTTGTCGCGGCGATGGTGATTCCGTTCCAGGCGATCATGATTCCTCTTGTGAAGGTGCTGAGCGGCCTGTCCCTCATGGACAGCACGGCAGGCCTGATTCTTGCTTATCTCGGCTTCGGGGCACCCATCACGGTGTTCCTGTTCCACGGATTCGTTAAATCCGTTCCGGTGGATATCGAGGAGGCGGGCAAGGTGGACGGGAGTTCGCCTTACGGGATCTTTTTCCGGATTGTTCTGCCTCTTATGCAGCCGATTATTGTAACCGTCATTATCCTGAACACACTCTGGATCTGGAACGACTACCTGATGCCTTACCTCATTCTGCAAAGTCCGAACCTGGCGACGATTCCGATTGCGACCTATGCTTTCTTCGGCCAATATACCAAGCAGTGGGATTTGGCGCTTCCGGCACTGACGCTGGGTATTGCGCCGGTGGTGATCTTTTTCCTCGCGATGCAGAAGTACATTATTGAAGGGGTGTCGGCCGGCTCGGTAAAAGGGTGAAGAGGCTGGCGTTCAATGACCCGGTTGGCTGATTAAGGGAATAAGGGATTCAGGTGATAAACGATTAAAGGGATTAAGAGATTAAGCGATTAAAAGGATAAACCAGCCCGTCTGAAGGCCTTGGCAGGCTCGGATAACGGTAGACGGGATGGAGCGAACGGAGGGATTTGCGGTGCAGGTGAATCACAAGGTGCGCAGAGTGTTTCAAATAGGTGGACTGCTGCTGGCGACGGTGCTTGCTGCGGCCGGCTGCAGCAGCGGCGGGAAAGCGGGTTCGGCTGACAGCGGTGGCACGAAGACGATTCATATTTTCCAGTTCAAGGTGGAAATTGCAGACGCTTTGGACAAGCTCAAAGCCGATTACGAGAAAGAGCATCCCGGCATCAAGCTGGATATTCAGACCGTCGGCGGGGGCAGCGATTACGGGGCTTCGTTGAAGGCAAAGTTTGCTTCAGGCGAACAGCCGGATATTTTTAACGTTGGGGGTTATGTGGAGCGTGACATGTGGTTTGATTATCTGGAGGACTTGAGCGACCAGCCTTGGGTCAAGGATGTCAAGGACGTGGCCAGAGAGCCGATGACCCGGGAAGGGAAGCTGTACGGCATGCCGATGAACCTGGAGGGTTACGGGTTTATGTACAACAAGGACCTGTTTGCCAAAGCAGGGATCACCAAGCCGCCGATGACTATCGATGAGCTGAAGGAAGCCTGCGAGAAACTCCAGGCCATAGGCGTTACGCCATTTGCCAACGGTTATCAGGAATGGTTTGTGCTCGGCAACCACAATGTGAACGTGGCGTTTGCGCAGCAGAAGGACCCGGGCGCTTTCATTCAAGGGCTTACGGACGGCACGGAGAAATTTGCCGGAAACCAGGTGTTTGAGGAATGGGCCAATCTGCTTGATTTGACGCTGAAATACGGCAATAAGAACCCGCTTTCGACCGACTACAACACCCAGGTGACGATGTTCGCGAGCGGCCAGGCCGCTATGATGCAGCAGGGCAACTGGACCCAGGTTCAGCTCGACGGCATCAACCCGGATCTCAAGCTTGGTTTTCTGCCGATGCCTATTGACAACACGCCGGGCGACAACGACAAGCTGTATGTAGGCGTGCCGAACAATTGGGTGATCAACAAGGAATCTCCGGTGAAGCAGGAGGCCAAGGATTTCTTGAACTGGCTGGTCACTTCCGATACCGGGAAAAAATATATCACCAAGGAATTCAAATTTATTCCCGCTTTTAACAGCATTAAGGGCACCGAAGAGGACCTCGGTCCGCTTGGCGCTGAAATTCTCAAATACACGGATGCGGGCAAGACGCTGACCTGGAACTGGGCCCGGATGCCGAACGGCATGCCGCAGGAGCTTTCAAACACGATCCAGGCTTATATCGGAGGCAAAATCGACAAGCAGGAAATGTTTGAGCAGTTCCAGACGAACTGGGATAACTTGAGTGTGCAGTGAGTAAGCCTAAAGTTCGAGAGAGAGGAACAACAGTTGGCTCCATCCGATAAGGATTTTGAAAAAAAGATAAACGGCAAATTTTTATTGATAAAGCACGCCGAAGTAGCTGGAAGACGCGGGATGGAGTATGGGGTCCGGCGTCTTTCAGCTATTTCTGGAAAGTTCAGAATTTGTTTAGATCTCTCCGCTAATATGGTTACTTGAAGTGACCAATTTTATGGAGAGAGGGGTAAAGCGCTTAAAATGAAGAAAAAAGTCGTGCTGCTGCTGAGTGCAGTGCTGCTGCTGGCGCAAATTTCTCAGATGCTGGGAATTATAAGCCGTGTGCAGGCTGAGGACATTCAGCAGAACCTTATCACAAACGTAGCTCTGACGGTGCTGGACGAATCGGGCCAAACGGTGACTGGCACCGTTTATGAGCAAGGGGCCCCCGTGCAGCTTGATTTTGATTGGGAGCTGCCGAATGCCAGCGGATATGGGGACGGGGCTACGTTTACATTTGACCTGCTCCCGGAGAATGTTTTTGCCATCCTTAACGATATTGAAGGCGAGCTGCCGCTGGAGGACGGCGAAAGCGTGGGCACCTTTAAAGTGGACTGGGATACCAACAAGATAACCATGACATTTAACGACTTCATTTCGCTTTATGACGACGTCCACGGGAAAATTACGATTAAAACCAAGTTCGATAAAGACAAAATGGCTGGAAGCACTCATCAGGTAATTAATTTCCCGGTTCAAAGCGGGGAACAAACGGTTGAACTTGATTTTAAACCGGATGTCAGTTCGACAATCGATAAGTCGGGAACGCCGGACAAAGCGCTTAATGCGCAAAATATCAATTGGACCGTGAACGTTAATAAAAAGCTTGAAACGGTACAGCATGCCGTGGTCACCGATCCGATCCCCTACGGTTTAACGCTGGATACCGACTCAGTGAAGGTTTATAACCTGGCCGTCAACCTCGATGGCTCCGTAAGCGTTACAGATGCCGTCGATAGCGGTCGTTTCCAAGTGGGGAAAACGGAGGACGGCAATGATTTTCAAATCCTATTTACGGATGAAAACATCAGTACGGCCTATCAGATTCAGTACTCCACCCATATTGACGGGGGGGCAAGCTTTACCAACACGGCCGTATTAAGCGGAGATGGATATACGCCTGAATCGGCGAGCGCAACGGTTAACGTAAGCCGGGGGGCTGAGCTTGCCAAGACGGCAGGCAACTATGACAAAGTTACCCAAACGGTAAACTGGCAGATCCAGTTTAACTACGGCGAGGAGAATGTTGCCAAGGAGGATGCGCGGCTGACCGATTATTTTAATGATACTCAGCAGCTTGTGCCGGGATCATTAAAGGTTTATAACGTGACTTTTGGAAGCGGAGGCGATCCGGTTAAGGGCAGCGAATATTCGGGTTTCGTGGTTGAGGATCCTGCCCCTGAGGAGGGGAAAGAAGGGTTCTCCCTGCAGTTTAACTCCGATATTCATTCGGCTTTTATAATTGAATACCAAACGAAAGCAAAGGAGCCCGTCTTTCAAAACACGAACGTAAATAATACCGTGACTTGGGGAACTTATGAAGCTTCAGCCAGTAAAGGGCTGGAGCAGGTATTTGGCATCAAATATTTTGATAAAGCCAATTATGCGGCTCAAACGGCTGACTGGCATATAGACATTAACGGGAACAACGTCTTAATGAACAATGCCACAATCAAAGATGAGTTCACAGGGGGCGGGCTGGAGCTGGATCCGACAACACTGGAAGTCAGAAATGCTTCCGGCGATTTGGTAGATCCTAGTGCCTATACCGTAACCTATACAGGAGATCCTGCCGATTATACGCAAGGGTTTGAGCTGAGCTTCGCAAACGCTATTAACGAAAAATATTCGATCAGCTATACAACCAAGTATACGTTCGCGAATCTTACTTCCGGGGATACCTTCCCTAATAAGGCAGTCCTGACCTGGACGGACGCCAAAGGTGAACAGAGCTTGACCACAACAGCTGGTTTTAATCCCAACCCTTATACGAAAAGCAATGGTTACAAGAGCGGCGCTTATAATCCGCTAACCAAAGAAATTACCTGGACAATTGGCGTGAATTATAACCGGAAGCAGCTTTCGGAAGCGTCAGTAGTAGACGAGCTGGAAGCTAATCAGAAATATATTCCCGGTTCAATCGCTGTATACGAGATGAATATTGCTGAAGACGGTAAGGTTACTCAGGGAAGCCCTGTTGAAGACGGCAGTTATACTGTGAATTATAATCCCTCTTCCAACAAGCTGACCGTCGGTTTTAATTCTACAATCAACAGCGCATATATCCTGGTATTTAAGACAAGCCTCGCAGGGAACCTGATTAACACTAAAGTGGACAATACAGCCATTCTCATGAATGGCAATGTTCAGGAGTCCAAAGGATTGGATAGTTCGGTCAATATCCCTCACGGCGGGGAATATGTAAGCAAAACGGGCAAACAAAACGGAGAAGTGGTCGATTGGCAGGTGGATATCAACCGCAACCAGTCGACTGTCAGCGATGCTCAATTAATTGACACGCCTAGCACTAACCAGATTCTGCTTCAAGACTCATTCCATTTGTATTCCGCCTCGGTTGATGAAAATGGCGAGATCGGTAAGGATGAGGAAATGGCCAAGGGTACCGATTACGCCCTGACGTTTGAGAATAATGAACAAGGGGTCCCTTCTTTTACCTTGAGCTTTATGAAAGAAATTTCAGAACCCTATATATTGGAGTATCAGTCCCTGATTAACGCCAATGATGGGGAGAGTCTGACCAACAGCGTTAAATTCAAAGGCAACAATACGGAGACGATTGATAAGGAAAGCAATCAGTCCATCATCGTAGGTGTCTCCTCAGGTTCCGGCAGCGGAAGCGGAGTTCGGGGATCGCTTACAGTCATTAAAGTGGACAAGGAGGATGCCAATCTTGTATTGCCGGGTGCTGAATTCAAGCTGGAGCGGAAGCTGAACGGCAAACGGATCCTTATCGGCACCCAAACTACCGACGAAGAGGGCAAGGTAACTTTCACTAAGCTCCTTGCGGGAGATTATGTGCTGACGGAACTGACGGCACCTTCGGGTTACACCATTGATACACCTGATTACGACCTGACGATCAGTTCTTCAAATCTTAATCCAGTTCAGCAAGTAAGCGATACAAAGATTCCGGATCCAACACCAACACCAACACCGACACCAGCGCCATCAACCGGCGGGGGCGGTTCCACGCCTGAACCGACACCTACGCCGACACCGGCACCAAGCGGAGATCCGTCTCAGGCTCCTGGGGAAGCAAGCCCGACACCGGTGCCAACGCCAGTGCCGAGCGAAGGCCCGGCACCGTCTAATGACACAGTCGTCACCATTAAAGGTACGCCAATCAGCGGGGTTATCCCAGTGCCCGACGGAGCTGCGCCAAGAATCGGCATGCAGCCGAAGCATGGGCAGGCAGCTGTTAAGCCTGACGGTCGCTGGACTTATACGCCAGATGGAGAATTTACCGGCAAAGATAAGTTCTCTGTTGTTATTCAGCTGCCGAACGGAGAAGAAGAGATTACAATTGCGGTGGACGTAGTGCCGAAAGGCGGGGTTACCCTTTCCGCTGGAGGCGGAGGAGGCACAGGGACTCAACCTCTGCTGCCGCAAACGGGGGAAGGGAGCCATTTGGGGATTCAACTGGCTGGTTTGTTCTTCGTCCTGCTGGGTGTGACAGGCATTTGGGTTATTCGAAGAAAAAGAATGAAAGTAAACAAGGCAACGAATTAGCGAATAAAAATAACAAAGAGCCTGCCCGGATATAGGCAGGCTCTTTGGATTGTATCGGAAGCGACCTCCGGCAGCTCACGATTTCGGGACCAAAGCGGATAGGCCGCCGCTGGTGTTGCCGTCATCGAGCCGCGCCTTTACGATAAGGCGGTGCGTCGGATTGACAAGGGGATCACAAGTAATCAGCGTCAGCGTCCGTTCCTGATCGCTGCCCTCAAGTACCGAAACCTCGGTTGGTTCAACGATGGAAATGTCATAAACCGTATAGGTTTCGGTTTGTCCGTTTCGGAGTTTTATTTCAATCTTATCTCCTGCGGTTATTTCATTTAGGCGGTTGAACAACCGTCCTTTCGTGTGAGCCCGGTGTGCCGCAATCGCTGCATTTCCGTTTTGTCCCAGCGGCGCCGTTTCCGTCAGATGGGCTGCGGCGTATTTCATGTTTTTTTTGGTTGCCCCTTCAAGGATAGGCAGCTTTACATCTATTTTATCAATCGTAATAATACCGAGAGCATTTTGGTCCTCGAGCAGCTTGGCATCTACGTTCCCGGCAGGACTGACGTCCGACTCGTCCTCTCCTTCATCCAGAAGACGGTTCAAACGGTTAAAGCTGTTAAGCAGTAACTTCTCATGTTCGGCATTGCTGCTCTGTGCGGATAGATCCGCCGGCCCCTCCATCTGCCTGAGAAGCTGATCCTGTTTCCAATCGTAATAGGATTCCCGTCCCATAGGAAAGAGGATTAGCAGAACGCCTACAAGAATCAGCAAATAAGATAGCTTTTTCATCGCTTTTTGACAGGCCCCCCGCCTAGTATTGAATGCGAAGAGTATAGCCGGAACGTATAGACAAAAAATAAACAAGAGCCAGCCTCCAGCCGGCAACAAACAGTAGAGGTTAAATGGAACTGGTCCATCCCGGATTCTGAAGACGCCATTCTTTGAACCAGGAGGCTGCTTTGGCAGGAACGTTAATTCCCAGATCCTGCTCAAATAGCAGGGACAATTTATTGTACTGATCTTCCACCGCCTGAAGTTCCCCCAAGCGGCTGAAGATCTTCATCAGTCCAAGATGCCCCTCCTCGGAATAGGGGTTGATAATAACAATTTTTTGGAACAGCTTCAAAGCCTCCGCATATTTCCTTCGTGCGGCGTAGAAGTCGGCCAGCTCTATAGCGTGATTCATCCATAAAGCGCGAAGCCTCTGTTGCTCGCCCGCTGCCCAAGGATAATCGTATTCGCCAAAATAGTCGCCTGTATACCAATCGGACCAGCCTTGATGGTCCGCAGCATTTTGATCCTTAATTTCAGGAGCACTAAGAATTCCGTTCTCTAGTACATCCACATCTACCGCGATATTCCCCAATTGAAGGACATAACCTTCATTGCCGGGTTTATTGATGATTTCCGCTTGAATGCGGGCTTGCTTCAAACATTGGCGTACATGATAAATAGTGGTGTATAAATGAGTCGAAGCCTTTTTGAAATCATATTCCGGCCAAAACTGCTGGAGCAGAGCATCCTTACTGACGAACCGGTTGCGGTTATGCAGCAGATAAGCGAATAACTCCTGCGCTTTACTCGTCCGCCACCGGAGAGGAATTTCGGAGCGGGCCGAGGGATCTTGAGCAGCCGAAATTAGGCGCAGGCTGTGGAAGCAGCAAAATATCCGTTCTTCAGCCCCGGCTTCCTGCTGCTCCTGTTGCGAATGAAGGGACAGTCTATCAGCTAGTCTTTGGATCGTTTTCTCCAAACGGGATTTCTGGACCGGCTTCAATACATAGTCCAGCGCGTTCAGTTCAAAGGCTTCAATCGCATAGGCATCGTAGGCCGTGACAAAAACAACATTCGCTTCAGGGCAAGCTTGCTGCAGCATTTCCGCGGCCTGCATACCATTTAGCCCGGGCATGGCAATATCCAGGAAAATGACGTTTGGATTATATTCGGATGCGATTGTAATGGCTTGAACAGGATCTGTATAACTTTCAATGGATTCTATATCCGGAAGCTGCCATAACAGATTCTCCAGGTGCCTAAGCGCCAGGTTCTCGTCATCAATCAGTAGCGCGCGAATCATGCGAGTATCACTCTCCGTGACTTATAACAGTAGACAATCAACAGGATAATTGCTCCAATAGTTTAATAGTATAACATGTTTAAAAATTTAATCATCTTTTTCCTTTCGTTTTGGAACTGAGAAGGAAACCCGGGTGCCCTGCCCCTTCGCGCTGGAGATGGACAGGCCATGTCCAAACAGCTTTTGGAGTCTCCGGTTTGTATTACGAAGCCCAATTCCCCTTCCAGGACTGTTAGGCGATGAGGCAAGCAGCTCTTTCACCTCGAATTCCTCCATGCCGACCCCATCATCCGAGACGACAAAAAGGGTATATTCTGCATGTTCAGTAATTACGATGTCCACACTGCCTCCGCTGGAGCGGGCCAAAACGCCGTGCCTCAGGGCATTCTCAACCAAAGGCTGAAGTGAGAGCGGCGGCAGCTTCAGAAGTGGATCGACTGCCGGGTCTATGGAAAAGGAGACGTTGAGCCGGCCCTCAAAACGTTCGCTCTGAATATAGGCATATGAGCGGACCAGTTCCAATTCATACTCCAGCGGAACAAGTTCTTCTACATTCCAGAAATCAAAGCTGATTCTCAAATAAGAGCTGAAAGCATCAATCAGCCTGTTCATTCTATCCGTATCAATGCTGCTTAATGCCGTAATTGAATTTAGCGTATTAAACAGGAAATGCGGTTCGATCTGCGCCTGCAGATAGGCAGCTTCCATGTGTAGATGCTCTTCAATGCTTCTCTTCAAATCGCTTAAGGCTTTGACCCGGTATTTCAGTTCCAGCGCATCCACCGGCTTGGACACATAGTCGTTTGCGCCAGCGGTAAAGCCGGAATAAATATCTTCCGGACGATTCCGGGCAGTCAGCAAGAGAACGGGCAGCTCGGATAAGGAAAATCGTTGACGTATGATCCTCACCAGCTCATAGCCCGACATGTGGGGCATCATGACATCGGCGATCACGAGATCCCACTTGGTTTCATTCAGCTTGGTTAGCGCTTCGCTTCCGCTTAAGACGGAGGTTATATGATAATGGTCCGGCGAAAGAATTTTCTCCAGAATTCTTAAATTAACAGGATCGTCGTCTACAGCAAGAATTCGGTATTTGGCCGAGAAAGTCTCAGCGGAGTTCCCGTTTTGATAAAATTCAGACGCCGCCGCGGTTTC includes the following:
- a CDS encoding YdhK family protein codes for the protein MKKYFVLLAAAALLLSGCQNQKDNGVNGTASAPDAAVSAAQQDSGGHDSDMHHSGSSLPEGLKTKANPTYPAGTKVILEADHMPGMKGAEATVVGAYDTTAYAVTYTPTTGGEPVKNHKWVIQEEIKDAGSAVLEPGTQVTIEADHMKGMKGAKGVIESAEPTTVYMVDYKPTTGGPEVKNHKWVVESELKAVSK
- a CDS encoding SDR family oxidoreductase: MRLHNKVAVVTGAASGMGKQIALLFAKEGAKVVVSDLNVEGAESVAKEITSNGGTATAIKTNVALEEDIQQLVDKTVSTYGTVDILINNAGIMDNFEPAGDIVDANWERVFAVNTTSVMRATRKVLPIFLEKQSGVIVNVASVGGLYGARAGATYTASKHAVIGFTKNTGFMYAQNGIRCNAIAPGGVETNIGSSMTNINPFGASRQGLGMALNPRTGKPEEIAQVALFLASDESSFVNGTVITADAGWTAY
- a CDS encoding carbohydrate ABC transporter permease, with the protein product MNRRRASELVQQFIFVGPAAVFFAVIVAVPFLLGLYYSFTSWNGIAKHADWAGIRNYVHIFTKDPSFLNAFWFTVRFTVLGLILTNLLGFVLAYVLTRKLFTRNVMRTVFFMPHVIGGLLLGFIWQFIFVRGFASIGQATGWSFFNLPWLGTESTSFWSIVIVFVWQNAGYLMVIYISALNNVPKGLTEAARVDGAGRWQVLRHVLIPMVMPAVTVCLFLSISWSFKLFDLNLSLTKGGPFKATESVALNIYNEAYTLSRYGMGSAKAIIFFIVVALVSVLQVWATKRKEVEV
- a CDS encoding carbohydrate ABC transporter permease, whose product is MVVVEILIVLLGLLFLVPFYFLLVNSVKEYGSILTDSAGWPAAFHWSNYREAWKATEFPKAFLNSLIVTVVSNLLLSLICAMAAYKMVRRPTRFNKLLYLAFVAAMVIPFQAIMIPLVKVLSGLSLMDSTAGLILAYLGFGAPITVFLFHGFVKSVPVDIEEAGKVDGSSPYGIFFRIVLPLMQPIIVTVIILNTLWIWNDYLMPYLILQSPNLATIPIATYAFFGQYTKQWDLALPALTLGIAPVVIFFLAMQKYIIEGVSAGSVKG
- a CDS encoding ABC transporter substrate-binding protein, whose protein sequence is MERTEGFAVQVNHKVRRVFQIGGLLLATVLAAAGCSSGGKAGSADSGGTKTIHIFQFKVEIADALDKLKADYEKEHPGIKLDIQTVGGGSDYGASLKAKFASGEQPDIFNVGGYVERDMWFDYLEDLSDQPWVKDVKDVAREPMTREGKLYGMPMNLEGYGFMYNKDLFAKAGITKPPMTIDELKEACEKLQAIGVTPFANGYQEWFVLGNHNVNVAFAQQKDPGAFIQGLTDGTEKFAGNQVFEEWANLLDLTLKYGNKNPLSTDYNTQVTMFASGQAAMMQQGNWTQVQLDGINPDLKLGFLPMPIDNTPGDNDKLYVGVPNNWVINKESPVKQEAKDFLNWLVTSDTGKKYITKEFKFIPAFNSIKGTEEDLGPLGAEILKYTDAGKTLTWNWARMPNGMPQELSNTIQAYIGGKIDKQEMFEQFQTNWDNLSVQ
- a CDS encoding collagen binding domain-containing protein codes for the protein MKKKVVLLLSAVLLLAQISQMLGIISRVQAEDIQQNLITNVALTVLDESGQTVTGTVYEQGAPVQLDFDWELPNASGYGDGATFTFDLLPENVFAILNDIEGELPLEDGESVGTFKVDWDTNKITMTFNDFISLYDDVHGKITIKTKFDKDKMAGSTHQVINFPVQSGEQTVELDFKPDVSSTIDKSGTPDKALNAQNINWTVNVNKKLETVQHAVVTDPIPYGLTLDTDSVKVYNLAVNLDGSVSVTDAVDSGRFQVGKTEDGNDFQILFTDENISTAYQIQYSTHIDGGASFTNTAVLSGDGYTPESASATVNVSRGAELAKTAGNYDKVTQTVNWQIQFNYGEENVAKEDARLTDYFNDTQQLVPGSLKVYNVTFGSGGDPVKGSEYSGFVVEDPAPEEGKEGFSLQFNSDIHSAFIIEYQTKAKEPVFQNTNVNNTVTWGTYEASASKGLEQVFGIKYFDKANYAAQTADWHIDINGNNVLMNNATIKDEFTGGGLELDPTTLEVRNASGDLVDPSAYTVTYTGDPADYTQGFELSFANAINEKYSISYTTKYTFANLTSGDTFPNKAVLTWTDAKGEQSLTTTAGFNPNPYTKSNGYKSGAYNPLTKEITWTIGVNYNRKQLSEASVVDELEANQKYIPGSIAVYEMNIAEDGKVTQGSPVEDGSYTVNYNPSSNKLTVGFNSTINSAYILVFKTSLAGNLINTKVDNTAILMNGNVQESKGLDSSVNIPHGGEYVSKTGKQNGEVVDWQVDINRNQSTVSDAQLIDTPSTNQILLQDSFHLYSASVDENGEIGKDEEMAKGTDYALTFENNEQGVPSFTLSFMKEISEPYILEYQSLINANDGESLTNSVKFKGNNTETIDKESNQSIIVGVSSGSGSGSGVRGSLTVIKVDKEDANLVLPGAEFKLERKLNGKRILIGTQTTDEEGKVTFTKLLAGDYVLTELTAPSGYTIDTPDYDLTISSSNLNPVQQVSDTKIPDPTPTPTPTPAPSTGGGGSTPEPTPTPTPAPSGDPSQAPGEASPTPVPTPVPSEGPAPSNDTVVTIKGTPISGVIPVPDGAAPRIGMQPKHGQAAVKPDGRWTYTPDGEFTGKDKFSVVIQLPNGEEEITIAVDVVPKGGVTLSAGGGGGTGTQPLLPQTGEGSHLGIQLAGLFFVLLGVTGIWVIRRKRMKVNKATN
- a CDS encoding class D sortase, translating into MKKLSYLLILVGVLLILFPMGRESYYDWKQDQLLRQMEGPADLSAQSSNAEHEKLLLNSFNRLNRLLDEGEDESDVSPAGNVDAKLLEDQNALGIITIDKIDVKLPILEGATKKNMKYAAAHLTETAPLGQNGNAAIAAHRAHTKGRLFNRLNEITAGDKIEIKLRNGQTETYTVYDISIVEPTEVSVLEGSDQERTLTLITCDPLVNPTHRLIVKARLDDGNTSGGLSALVPKS